A window of the Mesorhizobium opportunistum WSM2075 genome harbors these coding sequences:
- a CDS encoding amino acid ABC transporter permease/ATP-binding protein has translation MNWLENLRRSFLDWQAMADVLPSMITIGLKNTLILAAASTVIGVVLGMILAVMGISQSRWLRIPARVYTDIFRGLPAIVTILLIGQGFARIGREIFGPSPYPLGILALSLIAGAYIGEIFRSGIQSVERGQMEACRALSMSYGQGMRLIVVPQGIRRVLPALVNQFIGNVKDSSLVYFLGLLASEREIFRVGQDQAVVTGNLSPLLLAGVFYLVITVPLTHVVNYIDNSLRVGKQKAGLVTSGLAEVSELESAIGGPSSQTSPDGSPALPRFKGGSLAITDLDMAYGDLDVLKGVSLTVKPGTVTCVIGPSGSGKSTLLRCLNRLVEPKGGDVLLDGASILAMKPEKLRRRVGMVFQQFNLFPDHTALENVMLSLTKVKGIPVPEAERIAEARLADVGLAARKHHRPGSLSGGQQQRVAIARALAMDPEVILFDEVTSALDPELVKGVLNLMADLGRRGMTMVVVTHEMGFARKVADQVVFMDEGRVIEAGTPAAIFDTPKSARLKHFLDEVL, from the coding sequence ATGAATTGGCTTGAAAACCTGCGGCGCAGTTTCCTCGACTGGCAAGCCATGGCGGACGTGCTGCCAAGCATGATCACCATCGGGCTGAAGAACACCTTGATCCTTGCCGCTGCGTCCACGGTGATCGGAGTTGTCCTCGGCATGATCCTTGCTGTCATGGGCATCTCGCAATCGCGCTGGCTGCGCATCCCGGCCCGGGTCTATACCGATATTTTCCGGGGTCTTCCGGCGATCGTCACGATTCTGCTGATCGGCCAGGGCTTCGCCCGCATCGGCCGTGAAATCTTCGGGCCTTCGCCCTATCCGCTCGGCATTCTCGCCCTCAGCCTGATTGCCGGCGCCTACATCGGCGAAATCTTCCGCTCCGGCATCCAGAGCGTCGAGCGCGGACAGATGGAAGCCTGCAGGGCGCTCAGCATGAGCTACGGACAGGGCATGCGGCTGATCGTGGTCCCGCAAGGCATCCGCCGCGTCCTGCCGGCTCTGGTCAACCAGTTCATCGGCAACGTCAAGGATTCGAGCCTGGTCTACTTCCTAGGCCTGCTCGCGTCGGAGCGCGAGATTTTTCGTGTCGGCCAGGACCAGGCGGTGGTCACGGGAAACCTGTCGCCATTGCTCCTGGCTGGCGTGTTCTATCTCGTCATCACCGTGCCGTTGACCCACGTTGTCAACTACATCGACAACTCGCTGCGGGTCGGAAAGCAAAAGGCAGGCCTCGTCACCAGCGGCCTCGCCGAGGTGAGCGAACTGGAAAGCGCGATCGGCGGTCCATCTTCGCAGACCAGCCCCGACGGCAGCCCGGCGCTTCCCCGGTTCAAGGGCGGTAGTCTCGCCATCACCGATCTCGACATGGCCTATGGCGATCTCGATGTCCTCAAGGGGGTCAGCCTGACGGTCAAGCCGGGCACGGTCACATGCGTCATTGGTCCGTCGGGTTCAGGCAAGTCGACCCTGCTGCGCTGCCTCAACCGCCTGGTCGAGCCCAAGGGCGGCGACGTGCTGCTCGATGGCGCGAGCATCCTGGCGATGAAGCCCGAAAAATTGCGCCGGCGTGTCGGCATGGTGTTCCAGCAGTTCAACCTGTTTCCCGACCACACAGCCCTGGAAAACGTCATGCTGTCCCTGACCAAGGTCAAGGGCATTCCGGTGCCGGAGGCCGAGCGCATCGCCGAGGCGCGCCTGGCCGATGTTGGCCTTGCCGCCCGCAAACACCATCGTCCCGGGAGCCTTTCCGGCGGCCAGCAGCAGCGTGTGGCAATCGCCCGTGCGCTTGCCATGGACCCGGAGGTCATCCTGTTCGACGAGGTGACCAGCGCTCTCGATCCCGAACTGGTGAAAGGCGTCCTCAACCTGATGGCGGACCTCGGCCGCCGCGGCATGACGATGGTCGTCGTGACCCATGAAATGGGCTTTGCCCGCAAGGTCGCCGATCAGGTCGTCTTCATGGATGAAGGCCGCGTCATCGAGGCCGGCACGCCCGCTGCGATCTTCGACACTCCGAAAAGCGCGCGTCTGAAGCACTTCCTAGACGAAGTGCTTTGA
- a CDS encoding amino acid ABC transporter substrate-binding protein: MGNSLKAMLAGKRMLAGLALSAVFAAGGTSMANAGDTEIVIGAPISLTGPLAGDGKEQKWAYEQAVADINKAGGIMVKSAGKKLPVRLVIADDESSEGKVASALENLIKVQKVDALLSTHSGPMNIAGAIVAEKYKKFYMITTAFPFEWQPLKLKYSALFFFHPGPGAEVPFEIWNKLPANEKPKNPALVTEDSPDGKGFGGAFEAAAKKYGYTFAVDDPWAIGATDYSALITKLKAADVDAMLVFGSPADTVTLLRQMKELGFSVPYLHGWKGTWTGEFHEALGPDSDYILTDGFWSASYPYKGAKELGDRYEAEFKKDSVTVGAFYANAQVLAQAIEKAGSTDADALHEAIFNQEFKDTVVGDLKFDQTGFALIPSVATQWWQGKHQLIYPDGNWTYKPAPAWDKR, translated from the coding sequence ATGGGAAACAGTCTGAAGGCAATGCTGGCGGGGAAGAGAATGCTGGCGGGCCTGGCCCTGTCGGCCGTGTTCGCGGCCGGCGGCACCAGTATGGCGAATGCCGGCGATACCGAGATCGTCATCGGTGCGCCGATCTCCCTGACCGGGCCGCTGGCTGGCGACGGCAAGGAGCAGAAATGGGCCTACGAGCAGGCGGTGGCCGACATCAACAAGGCCGGCGGCATCATGGTCAAGTCGGCCGGCAAGAAACTGCCGGTGCGGCTCGTCATCGCCGACGACGAAAGCTCGGAAGGCAAGGTCGCATCGGCGCTGGAGAACCTCATCAAGGTGCAGAAGGTCGACGCGCTGCTCTCGACCCATTCCGGGCCGATGAACATCGCCGGTGCCATCGTCGCGGAAAAATACAAGAAGTTCTACATGATCACGACGGCCTTCCCGTTCGAATGGCAGCCGTTGAAGCTCAAATATTCGGCGCTGTTCTTCTTCCACCCGGGTCCGGGCGCCGAAGTGCCGTTCGAGATCTGGAACAAGCTGCCGGCCAATGAGAAGCCGAAGAACCCGGCGCTGGTCACCGAGGATTCGCCCGACGGCAAGGGCTTTGGCGGCGCCTTCGAGGCGGCGGCCAAGAAGTATGGCTACACTTTCGCGGTCGACGATCCCTGGGCGATCGGCGCCACCGACTATTCGGCGTTGATCACCAAGCTCAAGGCGGCAGACGTCGACGCCATGCTGGTGTTCGGTTCGCCGGCCGACACGGTGACGCTGCTGCGCCAGATGAAGGAGCTCGGCTTCTCCGTGCCTTATCTGCATGGCTGGAAGGGCACCTGGACGGGCGAGTTCCACGAAGCGCTCGGGCCGGATTCCGATTACATCCTGACCGACGGCTTCTGGTCGGCGAGCTATCCTTACAAGGGCGCCAAGGAGCTCGGCGACCGCTACGAGGCCGAGTTCAAGAAAGACTCCGTCACCGTCGGCGCCTTCTATGCCAACGCGCAAGTGCTGGCGCAGGCGATCGAGAAGGCGGGTTCCACCGACGCCGACGCGCTGCATGAGGCGATCTTCAACCAGGAATTCAAGGACACGGTGGTCGGCGATCTCAAATTCGACCAGACCGGCTTTGCCCTGATCCCCAGCGTCGCCACGCAATGGTGGCAAGGCAAGCACCAGCTGATCTACCCGGACGGCAACTGGACCTACAAGCCGGCACCGGCCTGGGACAAGCGCTGA
- a CDS encoding NAD(P)/FAD-dependent oxidoreductase, which translates to MATSHSVAKVVVVGGGIFGVSSAVHLTRLGIETVLVNDGPLAKGASGRSLAWLNSARKRSAEYHRLRMIGIDRYRTLSARYPDAAWLRFDGGLTWDADSASNEIADVFAYEKILGYDAQHLSAGAIASVTPGIAADAVTPQGAIFNPGEGWVDLPSLIDLLVAEFTERGGQLVTDAGSAAVTVVDGRATGVTTTSGISFAADAVLLATGGAVPRMVADSDRHIADGTPIALLVRTKPLHLPLRAVLNTPRVAIRPTPDGALALDSAWSEEEVVVNSDGTYGVKDSTLQGLLDEASKVLEGHPKLELENYGVGPKPIPADGDPVFGQLKDIKGYYVAFSHSGATLGLIAGELLAGEIATGKEHPLLANFRPARFS; encoded by the coding sequence ATGGCTACATCACATTCGGTCGCAAAGGTCGTTGTTGTCGGGGGCGGTATCTTCGGCGTCTCTTCGGCCGTTCATCTTACACGGCTCGGCATCGAAACTGTCCTGGTCAATGACGGGCCGCTTGCCAAGGGAGCTTCAGGCCGCTCGCTCGCCTGGCTCAATTCCGCCCGCAAGCGGTCAGCTGAATACCATCGCCTGCGCATGATCGGTATCGATCGCTATCGGACGTTGTCGGCGAGATATCCGGATGCTGCCTGGCTGCGTTTCGACGGCGGCCTGACATGGGATGCGGACAGCGCCTCAAACGAGATCGCGGATGTCTTCGCATATGAGAAAATTCTTGGCTATGACGCGCAGCATCTGTCCGCGGGCGCCATAGCGTCGGTCACCCCGGGTATCGCTGCAGATGCTGTCACGCCCCAGGGCGCGATCTTCAATCCGGGCGAAGGTTGGGTCGACCTGCCGTCGCTGATCGACCTACTGGTTGCGGAATTCACGGAGCGCGGCGGACAGCTGGTCACCGATGCCGGAAGCGCGGCGGTCACGGTCGTCGACGGCCGCGCCACCGGCGTCACCACGACAAGCGGCATCAGCTTCGCCGCCGACGCGGTGCTGTTGGCGACCGGCGGTGCTGTGCCGCGAATGGTCGCGGACTCCGACCGACATATTGCCGACGGGACGCCGATCGCGCTGCTGGTCAGGACCAAGCCGCTGCACTTGCCCCTTCGGGCCGTGCTCAACACGCCGCGTGTCGCCATCCGCCCGACGCCGGACGGAGCCCTTGCGCTCGATTCCGCCTGGTCGGAAGAAGAAGTGGTCGTCAATTCGGACGGTACTTATGGCGTGAAGGATTCGACCCTTCAGGGGCTTCTCGACGAAGCCTCGAAAGTTCTCGAGGGCCATCCGAAGCTGGAGCTGGAAAACTATGGCGTCGGCCCCAAGCCGATCCCCGCGGACGGCGATCCGGTATTCGGCCAATTGAAGGACATCAAGGGATATTACGTAGCCTTCAGCCACAGCGGCGCAACGCTTGGCCTGATCGCCGGCGAGCTGCTCGCCGGCGAGATCGCCACCGGAAAGGAGCACCCGCTCCTTGCAAACTTTCGGCCGGCTCGGTTTTCTTGA
- a CDS encoding MoaF C-terminal domain-containing protein: MNDQNRPADWKHFDDFAAGIATNRLPTTSALRGQTFKITLDTGRTIDLAFTSADTVAWSEGTEAGADWYEALEVASDVFFINMSFAARPTEDEALIVNTSTRRVLSVRERVREAGEAPGEPRVAQTWSAGVLGDPRVAPTGIVPAPTRDLIGLTAHYTYSPNHVYEHIYLSAERYAWQNLVGVQRGHGDVDLATTWKFAENQYVFGFREFIIPVASLFFYNWDTMRSTGKFLGVTSQGKVENKPAGAHIEKKSRTVYDEGKAPV; this comes from the coding sequence ATGAACGACCAGAACAGGCCGGCCGACTGGAAGCATTTCGACGATTTCGCCGCCGGCATCGCCACCAACCGGCTGCCGACGACATCAGCGTTGCGCGGGCAGACCTTCAAGATCACGCTCGACACCGGCCGCACCATCGACTTGGCCTTCACGTCAGCCGATACGGTGGCGTGGAGCGAGGGCACGGAAGCCGGCGCGGACTGGTACGAGGCGCTCGAAGTCGCCTCCGATGTGTTCTTCATCAACATGAGTTTCGCCGCCCGGCCGACGGAGGACGAGGCGCTCATCGTCAACACCAGTACGCGCCGCGTGCTGTCGGTGCGCGAACGGGTGCGTGAAGCAGGCGAGGCGCCCGGCGAGCCACGCGTGGCGCAGACCTGGTCGGCCGGTGTGCTCGGCGACCCCCGCGTGGCGCCGACCGGCATCGTGCCGGCACCGACCCGGGACCTGATCGGGCTCACCGCGCACTACACCTACAGTCCCAACCACGTCTACGAACATATTTATCTGAGCGCCGAGCGCTATGCCTGGCAGAACCTCGTCGGCGTGCAGCGCGGCCATGGCGACGTCGATCTGGCGACGACCTGGAAGTTCGCCGAGAACCAGTATGTGTTCGGTTTCCGCGAGTTCATCATCCCAGTCGCGTCGCTGTTCTTCTACAATTGGGACACGATGCGCTCGACCGGCAAATTCCTTGGCGTGACCAGCCAGGGCAAGGTCGAGAACAAGCCGGCCGGCGCTCACATCGAGAAGAAATCCAGAACCGTCTACGACGAAGGCAAGGCGCCGGTCTGA
- a CDS encoding YceI family protein, with product MTIGKLTAMAFACCAFASAARADTYEIDGQHAWVTFTIKHGIYGIAHGQFDAVKGAIVMDKADPSKSSVKAEIDVGSVHTAYDQRDSDLKGPDFFNAAEFPAISFESTKVEKVGDKTGKVSGNLSISGVSKEITLDVTLVNEAPAPWDATLTKAAFTATGKVSTADFPMAKAAAGFGLGPDVDIVIDIEAVKK from the coding sequence GTGACGATAGGAAAACTGACGGCCATGGCCTTTGCCTGCTGCGCATTCGCGTCTGCAGCACGTGCCGACACTTATGAGATCGACGGCCAGCACGCCTGGGTCACCTTCACCATCAAACACGGCATCTATGGCATCGCGCATGGACAGTTCGATGCCGTAAAGGGCGCCATCGTCATGGACAAGGCCGATCCGTCCAAAAGCAGCGTCAAGGCCGAGATCGATGTCGGCTCGGTGCACACCGCCTATGATCAGCGCGACAGCGATCTGAAAGGCCCCGACTTCTTCAACGCCGCCGAATTCCCGGCGATCTCCTTCGAAAGCACCAAGGTCGAAAAGGTCGGCGACAAGACCGGCAAGGTATCAGGCAATCTCAGCATCAGCGGTGTCTCCAAGGAGATCACGCTCGACGTGACGCTGGTCAACGAGGCGCCGGCGCCGTGGGACGCGACGCTGACCAAGGCCGCGTTCACCGCCACCGGAAAAGTCAGCACCGCCGACTTCCCGATGGCCAAGGCAGCCGCCGGTTTCGGTCTCGGTCCGGATGTCGACATCGTCATCGACATCGAGGCGGTCAAGAAGTAG
- a CDS encoding ABC transporter ATP-binding protein — protein MNNLEVAYGDVGALWGVSIHVDPGTIVAIVGANGAGKTTLLKTISGLLKPKRGEIFLAGAPLAGKAPEEIAGMGIAHVPEGRGLFRQMTVLENLELGSFQPKVRKRFKQSLEKAYALFPRLKERAGQKAGSLSGGEQQMLAIARATMSDPSLLILDEPSLGLSPIVVQQMFALIGTLHSQGVTILLVEQNIHQALKVADYAFVLKTGELAMQGTGTELLADPEIQKAYMGVLE, from the coding sequence GTGAATAATCTGGAAGTCGCCTATGGTGATGTCGGCGCGCTGTGGGGCGTGTCGATCCATGTCGACCCCGGCACGATCGTCGCCATTGTCGGGGCCAATGGCGCCGGCAAGACGACGCTGCTGAAGACCATCTCCGGCCTGCTCAAGCCGAAGCGCGGCGAGATCTTCCTCGCCGGCGCGCCGCTGGCCGGCAAGGCGCCGGAGGAGATCGCCGGCATGGGCATTGCGCATGTGCCGGAAGGGCGTGGCCTGTTCCGGCAGATGACGGTGCTGGAGAACCTCGAACTCGGTTCCTTCCAGCCCAAGGTGCGGAAGCGCTTCAAGCAATCTTTGGAAAAGGCCTATGCGCTGTTTCCACGACTGAAGGAGCGGGCAGGGCAGAAGGCCGGTTCGCTTTCGGGCGGCGAGCAGCAGATGCTGGCGATCGCTCGCGCCACCATGTCGGATCCATCGCTGCTCATCCTCGACGAGCCGTCGCTGGGTCTCAGCCCGATCGTGGTGCAGCAGATGTTTGCGCTGATCGGGACCTTGCACAGCCAAGGCGTCACCATCCTGCTCGTCGAGCAGAACATCCACCAGGCGCTGAAGGTGGCCGACTATGCCTTCGTGCTGAAGACCGGTGAGCTCGCCATGCAAGGCACGGGCACCGAGCTGCTTGCCGATCCCGAAATCCAGAAGGCCTATATGGGCGTGTTGGAGTAG
- a CDS encoding branched-chain amino acid ABC transporter permease: protein MLKQAWNKQAKAGIAIAVVVALALVPLLPGAIDSYAFSFLFFVFIYAIMAQGWNLVAGFGGQISLGNHAFFGLGAYTTAILWSGNYLWGSLYDAYPRIYYFDPLTMVLGGLVAAVAAIIIGLPLLSKLRGDYFALGTLGFGEIVKVMFINGGDFTGGAFGVVAPAGTFDTLLPHYLVGLGLMVGTALAVRFLMRSRYGLALIAVRDDEMAASANGIDTLRVKVAAFAGSAFIAGIAGSLYTYYIFHVGPDSVFALDWMLLPLMMTVVGGTGTLLGPILGAFVMYAVFDLARIVVPDYHPVISGLTIILAMLFLPKGLMRSFAGRVA from the coding sequence ATGTTGAAGCAAGCCTGGAACAAGCAAGCCAAGGCGGGGATTGCCATTGCCGTCGTCGTGGCACTCGCCCTGGTGCCGCTGCTGCCCGGTGCGATCGACAGTTACGCCTTCTCGTTCCTGTTCTTCGTCTTCATCTACGCCATCATGGCGCAGGGGTGGAACCTGGTTGCCGGCTTCGGCGGTCAGATCAGCCTGGGCAACCATGCCTTCTTCGGGCTCGGCGCCTACACCACCGCGATCCTGTGGAGCGGCAACTATCTCTGGGGCTCGCTCTATGACGCCTACCCGCGCATCTACTATTTCGACCCGCTGACGATGGTGCTGGGCGGACTGGTGGCGGCTGTTGCCGCCATCATCATCGGCCTGCCGCTTTTGTCCAAGCTGCGCGGCGACTATTTCGCGCTGGGCACGCTCGGCTTCGGCGAGATCGTCAAGGTGATGTTCATCAATGGCGGCGACTTCACCGGCGGCGCCTTCGGCGTGGTGGCGCCTGCCGGCACCTTCGACACGCTCTTGCCGCACTATCTGGTCGGGCTCGGCCTGATGGTCGGCACGGCACTTGCCGTCCGCTTCTTGATGCGCTCGCGCTACGGGCTGGCGCTGATCGCCGTGCGCGACGACGAGATGGCGGCGTCGGCCAACGGCATCGACACGCTCAGGGTCAAGGTCGCCGCCTTCGCCGGCAGCGCCTTCATCGCCGGCATCGCGGGCAGCCTCTACACCTACTACATCTTCCATGTCGGCCCGGACTCAGTGTTCGCCCTCGACTGGATGCTGCTGCCGCTGATGATGACCGTGGTCGGCGGCACCGGCACGCTGCTCGGCCCGATCCTCGGCGCCTTCGTGATGTACGCCGTGTTCGACCTCGCGCGGATCGTGGTGCCGGACTATCACCCGGTGATCTCGGGCCTGACGATCATCCTGGCGATGCTGTTCCTGCCGAAGGGGCTGATGCGAAGTTTTGCGGGGAGGGTGGCGTGA
- a CDS encoding SDR family NAD(P)-dependent oxidoreductase — MRFSGKTAFITGGGTGIGAAVARRMAADGAKVVLMGRRREPLEAVTRDIGGLVVQGDAADPKAVRAALAEVHDKVGPVDILVANAGGHGVGPTISMSDETWSLATRTNLDTAFVCARECLPDLIERRGNIVVVASIAGLFAGPDAAGYVTMKHACIGFGKSLARDYGRKGVRTNIICPGWVSTDMADEQMEMIVEKHGLGSIEEAYRLVTKDVPLGRPATPQEVSNVICFAASDEAAMMNGSILTVDGGATVVDLPTLAFVD; from the coding sequence ATGCGATTTTCGGGAAAGACGGCTTTCATTACCGGCGGCGGCACCGGCATCGGCGCGGCGGTTGCCAGGCGCATGGCGGCCGACGGCGCCAAGGTGGTGCTGATGGGCCGGCGGCGCGAGCCGCTGGAGGCCGTGACCAGGGACATTGGTGGGCTGGTGGTGCAGGGCGACGCCGCCGATCCGAAGGCGGTGCGCGCGGCTCTGGCCGAAGTGCATGACAAGGTCGGGCCCGTTGACATACTCGTCGCCAATGCCGGCGGCCATGGCGTCGGGCCGACGATCTCGATGAGTGACGAAACCTGGAGCCTGGCGACACGCACCAATCTCGACACCGCTTTCGTTTGCGCCCGCGAATGCCTGCCCGACCTGATCGAGCGCCGAGGCAACATCGTCGTCGTCGCCTCTATCGCCGGCCTGTTCGCCGGGCCGGACGCGGCCGGCTACGTCACCATGAAACATGCCTGCATCGGCTTCGGCAAATCGCTGGCGCGCGACTATGGCCGCAAGGGCGTGCGCACCAACATCATCTGCCCGGGCTGGGTGTCGACCGACATGGCCGACGAGCAGATGGAGATGATCGTCGAAAAGCACGGGCTTGGCTCGATCGAAGAGGCCTATCGGCTGGTGACGAAGGACGTGCCGCTCGGCCGGCCGGCGACACCGCAAGAGGTGTCCAACGTCATCTGCTTCGCCGCCTCCGACGAGGCGGCGATGATGAACGGGTCGATCCTGACGGTCGATGGCGGCGCCACCGTCGTCGACCTGCCCACGTTAGCTTTTGTCGATTGA
- a CDS encoding branched-chain amino acid ABC transporter permease, whose translation MTFNIPPPDILLQLSLNGALGGAMYGVAAVGLSLIFGTMRLIFLAQGAMIILAAYFVRALFYGLGIDPFLSLLIVVPVGLVVGWLIYQGLFRKAAAAEDRNISLLIAVGLMFLIQNLMTVVWGGNTAAIVTSYTASGIEILGVRTSFTRSMGFLIALAGTGLVVLFLRKTLVGKAVRAASEDMEAATLMGISPHRVNAIAFAIGIALAGAAGVAVATTFPFNPFAGFIFSLKALVALALGGIGNVAGALAGGILLGLIEAYVQYFISGGWTNAIAYGVFLAVLMFKPEGLFSRPYKKA comes from the coding sequence ATGACGTTCAACATTCCGCCTCCCGACATCCTGCTGCAACTGTCGCTCAACGGCGCGCTGGGCGGCGCCATGTATGGCGTCGCCGCCGTTGGCTTGAGCCTCATCTTCGGCACCATGCGGCTGATCTTCCTGGCGCAGGGCGCGATGATCATCCTGGCCGCCTATTTCGTGCGGGCGCTGTTCTACGGGCTGGGCATCGACCCGTTCCTGTCGCTGCTGATCGTCGTTCCGGTCGGGCTCGTCGTCGGCTGGCTGATCTACCAAGGCCTGTTCCGCAAGGCAGCCGCCGCGGAGGACCGCAACATCTCGCTCCTGATCGCGGTCGGCCTGATGTTCCTGATCCAGAACCTGATGACGGTGGTGTGGGGCGGCAATACCGCAGCGATCGTCACCTCCTACACGGCGAGCGGTATCGAGATATTGGGCGTGCGCACCTCCTTCACCCGCTCCATGGGCTTCCTGATCGCACTCGCCGGCACCGGGCTGGTGGTGTTGTTCCTGCGCAAGACGCTGGTCGGCAAGGCGGTGCGCGCGGCGTCCGAAGACATGGAAGCGGCGACGCTGATGGGCATCAGCCCGCATCGCGTCAATGCGATCGCCTTTGCCATCGGCATCGCGCTGGCGGGAGCGGCCGGCGTCGCGGTGGCGACCACATTTCCATTCAACCCGTTCGCCGGGTTCATCTTCAGCCTGAAGGCGCTGGTGGCGCTGGCGCTGGGCGGCATCGGCAATGTCGCCGGTGCGCTCGCCGGCGGCATCCTGCTCGGCCTCATCGAGGCCTATGTGCAGTATTTCATCTCGGGCGGCTGGACCAACGCGATTGCCTACGGCGTGTTCCTGGCGGTGCTGATGTTCAAGCCGGAAGGCCTGTTCAGCCGGCCCTACAAGAAGGCTTGA
- a CDS encoding nuclear transport factor 2 family protein, giving the protein MNKNYEAIKAHYAGSDAMDLAAMMAPITGRTAWTEMAGFPYAGTYVGPDAIIAGVFKRIGEEWDGYNLKLEKLVDGGTTIVGIGTYSGTYKKTGKPMSARVVHVWEMEDGKVLSFEQFTDTRLVAAATA; this is encoded by the coding sequence ATGAACAAGAACTACGAAGCGATCAAGGCGCATTACGCCGGCTCCGACGCCATGGATTTGGCCGCGATGATGGCGCCGATCACCGGCCGCACCGCCTGGACCGAAATGGCTGGCTTTCCCTATGCCGGCACCTATGTCGGCCCCGACGCCATCATAGCGGGCGTCTTCAAGCGCATCGGCGAGGAGTGGGACGGCTACAATCTGAAGCTCGAAAAGCTGGTCGACGGTGGCACCACCATCGTCGGCATCGGCACCTATTCGGGCACCTACAAGAAGACCGGCAAGCCGATGTCGGCGCGCGTCGTCCATGTCTGGGAGATGGAGGACGGCAAAGTGCTGAGTTTCGAGCAGTTCACCGACACCAGGCTGGTCGCGGCAGCGACAGCCTGA
- a CDS encoding ABC transporter ATP-binding protein has protein sequence MQSDETLLRLEAVQKRFGGLVVLNNIDIAVGANELIGLIGPNGAGKSTLFNLITALYTPTQGRIRFRGRDITGTAPHRICRLGIARTFQLVRTFLTMTAFENIMVGAVYGGGGRVRHATAAAEEALELVGLTAKRDVRTAHMTLSDRRLLEIARAVASSPALLLLDEPMAGLNPTEIQRMVDVIRRVRNERGVSILWVEHKVDAIMKVCSRVIVLDHGEKIADGTPREIVANRKVIEAYLGEPAA, from the coding sequence ATGCAATCCGACGAAACCTTGCTTCGCCTCGAGGCGGTACAGAAGCGGTTCGGCGGGCTCGTCGTGCTCAACAACATCGACATCGCCGTCGGCGCCAACGAGCTGATCGGGCTGATCGGTCCCAATGGCGCCGGCAAGTCGACGCTGTTCAACCTCATCACCGCGCTCTACACGCCGACACAAGGGCGTATCCGGTTTCGTGGGCGCGACATCACCGGCACGGCACCGCATCGCATCTGCCGGCTCGGCATCGCGCGCACCTTCCAGCTGGTGCGCACCTTCCTGACCATGACGGCGTTCGAGAACATCATGGTCGGCGCGGTCTATGGCGGTGGCGGGCGCGTCAGGCACGCCACTGCCGCGGCCGAGGAAGCGCTGGAACTGGTCGGCCTGACCGCGAAACGCGATGTCCGGACCGCGCATATGACATTGTCCGACCGGCGGCTGCTGGAGATCGCGCGGGCAGTCGCGTCCAGCCCGGCGCTGCTCCTGCTCGACGAGCCGATGGCGGGGCTGAACCCGACCGAGATCCAGCGCATGGTCGATGTCATCCGCCGCGTGCGCAACGAGCGTGGCGTGTCGATCCTATGGGTAGAGCACAAGGTGGATGCCATCATGAAAGTGTGCAGCCGGGTGATCGTGCTCGACCATGGCGAGAAGATCGCCGACGGCACGCCACGCGAGATCGTCGCCAACCGCAAAGTGATAGAGGCCTATCTTGGCGAACCGGCTGCTTGA